In Neorhizobium galegae, the following proteins share a genomic window:
- a CDS encoding DUF6680 family protein, with translation MSTSDWMIILATLAGPILAIQVQKFLERGRENRNRRLQIFRTLMATRAASVSPAHVEALNSIALEFYGRKKSSKAVVEAWKHYLDHLSQDNANLAIWGQKRVDLFIDLLHKMAPTVGYEFSKVEISREIYSPKAHEELEAHQQIIREGIVRILSGSAALPVEIHNGPQGDGEILLSPPLP, from the coding sequence ATGTCGACCTCTGATTGGATGATTATCCTCGCAACGCTTGCAGGCCCGATTTTAGCAATACAGGTCCAAAAGTTTTTGGAGCGGGGCCGTGAAAATCGTAATCGGCGTCTTCAGATATTTCGGACGTTAATGGCTACTAGAGCGGCATCCGTCTCTCCAGCCCATGTTGAAGCTCTGAATTCAATAGCTTTGGAATTTTACGGCAGAAAAAAATCTTCTAAAGCAGTAGTCGAGGCTTGGAAGCATTACCTCGATCACTTGTCTCAAGATAATGCTAATTTGGCAATCTGGGGTCAAAAGCGTGTCGATCTATTTATAGATCTTCTTCATAAAATGGCACCAACTGTAGGTTACGAGTTTTCCAAAGTTGAAATTAGTAGGGAAATATACTCTCCAAAAGCTCACGAAGAGCTTGAGGCGCATCAGCAAATTATCCGCGAAGGAATTGTTCGCATACTCAGCGGAAGCGCCGCACTCCCCGTGGAAATCCACAATGGGCCGCAAGGAGACGGTGAGATTCTACTGAGCCCACCCCTTCCCTAG
- a CDS encoding 2,3-bisphosphoglycerate-dependent phosphoglycerate mutase, with translation MSGTLVLVRHGQSDWNLKNLFTGWRDPDLTPLGIQEAEAGGEALAATGIKFDIAFTSVLKRAQDTLKIVLDKVGQPDLETIRDQALNERDYGDLSGLNKDDARAKWGEEQVHIWRRSYDIPPPGGESLRDTGARVWPYYMTEILPRVLRGEKVLVAAHGNSLRSLVMVLDRLSKEEILKLNLATGVPMVYTLKADSTVASKDVLGDMSGAH, from the coding sequence ATGAGCGGAACTCTCGTCCTCGTTCGTCACGGCCAGAGCGACTGGAATCTCAAGAACCTTTTCACAGGCTGGCGCGATCCGGATCTGACGCCGCTCGGCATCCAGGAAGCCGAGGCCGGCGGCGAAGCGCTGGCGGCAACGGGCATCAAGTTCGACATTGCCTTCACCTCGGTGCTGAAGCGCGCCCAGGACACATTGAAGATCGTCCTCGACAAGGTCGGCCAACCGGATCTCGAGACGATCCGCGACCAGGCGCTTAACGAGCGCGACTACGGCGATCTTTCCGGCCTCAACAAGGACGATGCGCGCGCCAAGTGGGGTGAGGAGCAGGTGCATATCTGGCGCCGTTCCTACGACATTCCGCCGCCGGGCGGCGAAAGCCTGCGCGATACCGGCGCCCGGGTCTGGCCCTACTACATGACGGAAATCCTGCCGCGCGTGCTGCGCGGCGAAAAGGTCCTCGTCGCCGCGCACGGCAATTCGCTTCGCTCGCTGGTGATGGTTCTCGACCGACTCAGCAAGGAAGAAATCCTCAAGCTCAACCTCGCGACCGGCGTGCCGATGGTCTACACGCTCAAGGCAGACTCGACCGTCGCTTCGAAGGACGTTCTCGGCGACATGTCCGGCGCGCACTGA